In Aedes albopictus strain Foshan chromosome 3, AalbF5, whole genome shotgun sequence, the following are encoded in one genomic region:
- the LOC109401544 gene encoding condensin complex subunit 2 — MDNNREDEDEDEGADKENDVSVAAGGADKATQEPKAKKKRARKVVSTITKNKDSINAPLDTNPFTDPFFAKLNSVVGDVNSTSRLMQNLVPTENAELRLRMDYPFWDDSESPELNCEEEEDYNDCEKTSTTLYGVLRTNKLHQRLAGYVITDTPAEDEDDEEDKMKDTDDVQLRDGQAEPLAMNRSALDVQFDIDAEVEPVPVGDAYIIDYASADAMGGPEHDDEFNDEDQIALQNCRGLKRKTVLIEDMRPIDSSSVNLEYSYRALDNISQFWAGPSHWKFKRSKNPRSMSMRHTLGTTDADGKTKQKVTRKKKRFEVDVLDDMISVAEELFPGYNPNRPVKNITHLKSLICKKWDSKKLKLPTDFHLERNRFDVNKFARGMKLQEFDAAPEPDVPVDEYDYSNPVDQNYCSRVMNDEIDPEADPVPDFAGGSGDDHQNFDDIAAGEDGGGGTGQPLNTSLDFIPTEFQGAPDRVMKINIAYAKTAKVVDMKQLKSCCWRLIQERTSQCPAEAPAGSSSNVSFSEGKATFTEIFRELPHILSKSMSENISKSLAFYSVLHLTNERSLRLVRQEDLQDFTILPPA, encoded by the exons ATGGACAACAATCGCGAAGATGAAGATGAGGACGAGGGCGCTGACAAGGAAAACGATGTCAGTGTGGCAGCTGGTGGAGCGGACAAAGCTACGCAAGAACCCAAAGCGAAAAAGAAGCGGGCCCGGAAGGTGGTCAGTACAATTACGAAGAACAAGGATAGCATCAATGCCCCGTTGGATACCAACCCGTTTACAGATCCGTTTTTCGCTAAACTTAACTCAGTAGTCGGTGATGTTAATAGTACCAGTCGGCTGATGCAAAACCTAGTTCCTACGGAGAATGCCGAATTGCGACTGCGAATGGATTATCCCTTTTGGGACGATTCGGAGTCACCTGAGTTGAACTGCGAAGAGGAAGAAGACTACAACGATTGCGAGAAGACATCAACCACGCTCTACGGGGTTCTCAGGACAAATAAACTCCACCAGAGGCTGGCCGGATACGTGATAACGGATACTCCCGCTGAGGATGAAGACGACGAAGAAGATAAAATGAAAGACACTGACGACGTGCAACTCCGAGATGGCCAGGCGGAACCACTTGCCATGAACCGTTCCGCGTTGGATGTCCAGTTCGACATTGATGCGGAAGTGGAACCGGTTCCTGTTGGCGATGCTTACATTATCGATTACGCTTCTGCGGACGCGATGGGCGGACCGGAACATGATGACGAGTTCAACGATGAAGACCAGATTGCGCTTCAAAACTGTCGAGGTCTCAAACGGAAAACCGTCCTCATTGAAGACATGCGTCCAATCGATTCCTCCTCGGTGAACCTTGAGTACTCCTATCGTGCTCTGGATAACATCTCACAATTCTGGGCTGGTCCTTCCCATTGGAAGTTCAAACGGTCAAAGAATCCACGCAGCATGTCGATGCGACACACTCTCGGAACAACGGATGCAGATGGTAAAACAAAACAGAAAGTAActcggaagaaaaaacggttcgAGGTTGACGTTCTAGACGACATGATCAGCGTGGCGGAAGAGTTGTTCCCCGGTTACAACCCGAATCGCCCGGTGAAAAACATAACCCACCTGAAAAGTTTAATCTGTAAAAAGTGGGACTCCAAAAAGTTGAAGTTGCCTACGGATTTCCACCTGGAACGGAATCGTTTCGATGTGAATAAATTTGCCCGGGGCATGAAACTGCAGGAATTTGACGCGGCCCCGGAACCGGATGTACCAGTCGATGAGTACGACTACAGCAATCCCGTCGATCAGAACTACTGCAGTCGAGTTATG AACGATGAAATCGATCCCGAAGCAGATCCGGTGCCAGACTTCGCTGGAGGATCGGGCGACGATCATCAAAACTTTGACGATATCGCAGCAGGAGAGGATGGAGGCGGCGGAACAGGTCAACCGCTCAACACCAGCCTTGACTTCATACCTACAGAATTCCAAGGAGCACCGGATAGG GTAATGAAAATCAATATTGCGTACGCGAAAACGGCGAAGGTGGTGGACATGAAGCAGCTGAAATCGTGTTGCTGGAGGCTCATCCAAGAGCGCACTAGCCAATGCCCTGCCGAAGCGCCTGCTGGCAGTAGCAGCAATGTCAGTTTTTCCGAGGGAAAAGCCACATTTACCGAAATTTTCCGAGAACTACCCCACATCCTGTCGAAGTCGATGAGCGAAAATATTTCCAAATCGTTAGCATTCTATTCGGTGCTGCATCTGACCAACGAACGATCACTCCGGTTAGTGCGGCAAGAGGATTTGCAAGATTTTACAATTCTACCGCCTGCGTAA